From the Paenibacillus sp. FSL H8-0548 genome, one window contains:
- the cobA gene encoding uroporphyrinogen-III C-methyltransferase yields MRNIAVGKVYIVGAGPGDPELITIKAMRRIQQADVILYDRLISKELLGYASSHAELVYCGKAPGAHAMSQQHINEALIHYALEGKNVVRLKGGDPLVFGRGAEEALAVATHGIPYEIVPGITSAIGAAAAAGIPVTHREYASSFACVTGSRCHGDKAAIRWDLLAHSVDTLAIYMGVSELPAIREELLKHGKAASTPVALIERGTTSMQRTIVGTLSDIHTLALSMKLCNPALIIIGEVVHVRERLLHAEQQAVQLIG; encoded by the coding sequence ATGAGAAATATAGCGGTTGGCAAGGTCTATATTGTCGGAGCAGGTCCCGGTGATCCCGAGCTTATAACGATTAAAGCGATGCGCCGTATTCAGCAAGCAGACGTTATTCTATATGATCGGCTTATCAGCAAAGAACTGCTTGGTTATGCGAGCTCCCACGCGGAGCTGGTATACTGCGGCAAAGCACCAGGCGCGCATGCCATGTCGCAGCAGCATATTAATGAAGCACTTATCCATTATGCCCTAGAAGGAAAAAATGTTGTCCGATTGAAGGGCGGTGACCCGCTCGTCTTCGGAAGAGGAGCGGAAGAGGCTTTGGCGGTTGCAACACATGGAATCCCATATGAGATCGTGCCCGGTATAACTTCCGCAATCGGTGCTGCCGCTGCTGCTGGCATTCCGGTTACCCATCGCGAATATGCCTCATCCTTTGCCTGCGTCACCGGCAGTCGCTGCCACGGCGATAAAGCAGCCATTCGTTGGGATTTGCTTGCTCACAGCGTGGATACACTTGCTATTTATATGGGGGTCAGCGAGCTTCCTGCCATACGTGAAGAGCTGCTGAAGCATGGCAAAGCAGCCTCCACTCCTGTTGCATTAATTGAACGGGGAACAACTTCTATGCAGCGTACCATCGTAGGTACTTTATCCGATATTCATACCCTTGCCTTATCCATGAAGCTTTGCAATCCAGCACTGATCATTATTGGCGAGGTCGTTCATGTAAGAGAGCGTCTGCTGCATGCGGAGCAGCAAGCGGTCCAGCTCATTGGATGA
- a CDS encoding RNA methyltransferase, translated as MNKQAPLFIYTYGYRLEETELCLLEMRSFFGKHTEAGLLMSDIAVHPDRSPFMRERIEVMYEGDHLEQILEQVKQIELNDQTFKVIFIKMNDLAPEDKIEFDEQRSIEREIGVYIEGEADVRQPDNVFGIVTWGGRWYFGSYLKSKAVWLTHMQKPRSYSIALSTRVARAVANIAVPVPANITAIDPCCGIGTVLVEALSMDINMIGRDINHFVVQGTRENLAHFHFQTEVVCGDISEVVDHYDTAVVDMPYNHFSHTTPEAQLSLLQHTRRIADRAVIVTVGMIDELIASAGFTIVDRCTTRKGNFIRQIIVCV; from the coding sequence ATGAATAAACAAGCACCGTTATTTATATATACGTATGGGTACCGTTTGGAGGAAACTGAGCTATGTCTGCTCGAAATGCGTTCATTTTTTGGAAAGCATACCGAAGCCGGACTCTTAATGAGCGATATTGCCGTTCATCCCGACCGCAGCCCATTTATGAGAGAACGAATTGAAGTCATGTATGAAGGCGATCATCTCGAGCAAATTTTGGAGCAGGTCAAGCAAATTGAGTTAAACGATCAGACCTTTAAGGTCATTTTCATAAAAATGAATGATTTGGCACCCGAGGACAAAATAGAATTCGATGAGCAGCGCAGCATTGAACGGGAAATTGGTGTTTATATCGAGGGTGAAGCCGATGTACGTCAGCCTGACAACGTATTTGGCATCGTCACTTGGGGCGGACGCTGGTATTTCGGCAGCTACCTTAAGAGCAAGGCGGTCTGGCTTACCCATATGCAAAAACCGCGCAGCTACTCCATCGCCTTAAGTACGCGTGTAGCACGGGCTGTAGCGAATATCGCTGTTCCAGTTCCGGCGAATATAACAGCGATTGATCCCTGCTGCGGTATCGGGACAGTGCTGGTCGAAGCGTTATCTATGGATATCAACATGATCGGACGAGATATTAATCACTTTGTCGTCCAAGGGACCCGTGAGAACTTGGCTCACTTTCATTTTCAAACCGAGGTGGTATGTGGTGATATTTCGGAGGTTGTTGATCATTACGATACCGCAGTCGTCGATATGCCTTATAATCACTTCTCTCATACCACACCTGAGGCACAGCTCTCCTTGCTGCAGCATACTCGCCGAATCGCTGACAGAGCCGTTATTGTAACGGTTGGCATGATCGACGAGCTGATTGCAAGCGCAGGCTTCACAATAGTGGATCGCTGTACCACTAGGAAAGGCAATTTTATAAGACAAATCATCGTCTGCGTCTAG
- a CDS encoding alpha/beta hydrolase, with translation MRGRKKVTEQLLWMHGAPYALGNTDEDCPAITPYLVEGNDRPAVIVCPGGGYGGRAPHEGEPIAQWLNGLGISAFVMRYRVAPYQYPCALLDVQRAIRTVRYKADQFRIDPKRIGLLGFSAGGHLVSNAGTSYDSGNKQSEDVIEQMSCRPDLLVLCYPVITLKEPFTHIGSRNNLLGEDAEPATAEQLSSEANVTEDTPPTFLWHTSDDGAVPVENSLLFASALHKHNVLFDLHVYAKGRHGLGLAEDEEHTRGWTDACASWLAFNHFKE, from the coding sequence ATGAGGGGGAGAAAGAAAGTGACAGAGCAGCTATTATGGATGCATGGAGCGCCTTATGCGCTCGGAAATACGGATGAGGATTGTCCTGCAATTACGCCATATCTCGTGGAAGGGAATGATCGTCCTGCAGTTATTGTATGTCCAGGCGGAGGATATGGAGGAAGAGCTCCTCATGAAGGTGAGCCAATTGCACAGTGGTTAAATGGACTCGGAATATCTGCGTTTGTGATGCGCTACCGCGTCGCGCCTTATCAATATCCATGCGCGCTGCTGGATGTGCAAAGAGCCATTCGCACCGTACGGTACAAGGCAGATCAATTCCGCATCGATCCGAAACGAATCGGGCTGCTGGGTTTCTCAGCTGGCGGGCACTTGGTATCGAATGCGGGGACAAGCTATGACAGTGGAAACAAGCAATCGGAAGATGTGATCGAGCAAATGTCCTGCAGACCGGATTTACTCGTATTATGTTACCCTGTCATTACGCTTAAGGAGCCGTTTACGCATATTGGCTCCAGAAATAATCTGCTGGGCGAGGACGCTGAGCCAGCGACGGCAGAGCAGCTAAGCAGCGAGGCTAACGTAACAGAGGATACGCCGCCTACCTTTCTATGGCATACATCAGATGACGGAGCAGTTCCAGTGGAGAATAGTCTCTTATTTGCATCTGCGCTCCATAAACATAATGTGCTGTTTGACCTTCACGTTTATGCAAAGGGTAGACATGGCCTTGGCTTAGCTGAGGATGAGGAGCATACGCGTGGCTGGACGGATGCGTGCGCTTCTTGGCTCGCTTTTAATCATTTTAAAGAGTAG
- a CDS encoding divergent PAP2 family protein: MTNRGLITAIAAVGTAQLLKVPIHYANTGQCDMRKMIGSGGMPSAHSSGVSALAVYTATKYGLKTPVFAISTMLGIIVMYDAMNIRRHAGEIAVQVNDLDEDVERLAGEHPGIHHKRRRERLKESLGHQPREVAAGALLGAMIGFMGAITAYKK; encoded by the coding sequence ATGACGAATAGAGGACTTATAACGGCAATTGCTGCTGTAGGAACGGCACAGCTGCTAAAGGTACCGATTCATTATGCCAACACGGGGCAATGCGATATGCGAAAAATGATCGGTTCAGGCGGTATGCCAAGCGCACATTCGAGCGGTGTGTCTGCATTGGCTGTCTATACAGCAACCAAGTATGGTTTGAAGACGCCTGTCTTTGCGATATCTACGATGCTTGGCATTATTGTTATGTACGATGCGATGAATATTCGCAGACATGCTGGTGAAATTGCGGTGCAGGTAAATGATTTGGACGAGGATGTTGAACGGCTTGCGGGTGAGCATCCAGGCATTCATCATAAACGAAGGCGTGAGAGGTTGAAGGAAAGCTTGGGCCATCAGCCGCGAGAGGTTGCAGCCGGGGCATTGCTTGGAGCAATGATTGGCTTTATGGGAGCAATAACAGCCTATAAGAAATAA
- a CDS encoding MBL fold metallo-hydrolase: protein MLKVYNSGIALEKQIASTVLPEQALSLWALGQEGFLVKWKGKTILFDPYLTNWVHEQSGDPWGRAFESPLSPSQCLDVDYVVISHHHEDHMDKLTLQTIAKSAKTIFIASKAHLALLKEWGLRDEQLIGISHGQTLELEDGIRLEAFAAKHEQFEYDDAGEHKFLGFVASFADINLYHAGDTVGFPELVAWLQSKQIDIALLPINGRDFVRGGQGIVGNCNYREAVEIAVQINADLLIPMHYGLFPHNDENPAYFVDYIYRHYPAKKFHMFAPGERFIYMK, encoded by the coding sequence ATGTTGAAGGTTTATAACAGCGGAATTGCATTAGAGAAGCAAATTGCCAGCACTGTGCTGCCAGAGCAAGCGTTGTCACTATGGGCTTTGGGACAGGAGGGTTTTCTCGTCAAATGGAAGGGGAAAACGATTTTGTTCGATCCTTATTTGACGAACTGGGTTCATGAGCAGAGCGGCGATCCTTGGGGTCGAGCCTTCGAATCCCCTCTTTCGCCATCACAATGTCTGGATGTTGATTATGTCGTCATCTCGCATCACCATGAGGATCATATGGACAAGCTGACACTGCAGACCATTGCAAAATCCGCGAAGACAATTTTTATTGCATCTAAGGCTCATTTAGCGCTGCTCAAGGAATGGGGACTGCGTGATGAGCAGCTGATCGGTATTTCACACGGACAAACGTTGGAGCTTGAGGACGGTATACGGCTTGAAGCCTTTGCTGCCAAGCATGAGCAATTTGAATATGATGATGCGGGAGAGCATAAATTTTTAGGATTCGTCGCAAGCTTTGCGGATATCAATCTTTATCATGCAGGCGATACGGTCGGTTTTCCAGAGCTGGTGGCATGGCTGCAAAGCAAGCAGATCGATATTGCACTGCTGCCTATTAACGGACGTGACTTTGTTCGCGGAGGGCAGGGTATTGTCGGCAATTGCAACTACCGGGAAGCGGTCGAAATTGCAGTGCAAATTAATGCTGATTTGCTCATTCCGATGCATTATGGCTTGTTTCCGCACAATGATGAGAATCCAGCGTATTTCGTTGATTATATTTACCGCCATTACCCAGCTAAAAAGTTCCATATGTTCGCTCCCGGCGAGCGCTTTATTTATATGAAGTAG
- the fetB gene encoding iron export ABC transporter permease subunit FetB yields the protein MSILALSFTLLFVMITMLVSVWQKLGLERDIAVGTVRSAIQLLLVGYVLQFIFNTNNPLFIALILLIMITIASYNAAKRGKGLSGIVWKIAIAITSTELLMMGLLLGFRIIEATPQYIIPISGMTIGNAMVVSGLLLNQMRREVEASRGEIETLLSLGATARQAIQDVMKRSVKSSMIPTIDGMKTVGLVQLPGMMTGMIIAGANPVEAVRYQILIVFAFASSAAVSSIILSLLSYRQWFTKDLRIPNLEQKGG from the coding sequence ATGTCTATCCTAGCGCTTAGCTTTACACTGTTATTTGTGATGATTACGATGCTGGTCTCTGTATGGCAAAAGCTAGGGCTTGAGCGGGATATTGCTGTCGGTACGGTACGTTCAGCTATCCAGCTGCTGCTGGTCGGCTATGTGCTGCAATTCATTTTCAACACAAACAATCCACTCTTTATTGCATTAATACTACTTATCATGATTACAATAGCGTCCTACAATGCAGCGAAAAGGGGAAAAGGCCTCAGCGGAATCGTCTGGAAAATTGCGATTGCCATCACCTCGACAGAGCTGCTGATGATGGGGCTTCTGCTCGGCTTTCGAATTATAGAGGCGACGCCGCAATACATTATCCCGATCAGCGGGATGACGATTGGCAATGCGATGGTCGTGTCGGGCTTGCTGCTGAACCAAATGAGAAGAGAGGTCGAAGCCTCAAGAGGCGAGATTGAGACGCTCCTATCGCTTGGAGCAACAGCCAGGCAGGCGATTCAGGACGTTATGAAGCGCTCCGTAAAATCCAGCATGATTCCGACGATTGATGGCATGAAGACCGTGGGGCTCGTTCAGCTTCCAGGGATGATGACAGGGATGATTATCGCTGGCGCCAATCCGGTAGAAGCGGTACGGTATCAAATTTTAATTGTGTTTGCATTCGCAAGCTCTGCAGCCGTTTCGAGTATTATTCTGAGCTTGCTAAGCTATCGTCAATGGTTTACGAAGGATTTGCGCATTCCAAATCTAGAGCAAAAGGGCGGATAG
- a CDS encoding ATP-binding cassette domain-containing protein yields the protein MKPVLEIQKLRRNRSDAQEGALFANVSAQITEPSMIALLGVSGQGKSTLLRMLAALDQVDEGTIRLHNVSQQEMDARLWRMKVCYVAQQSVMLQGTIEQNLRTVSLLHRIPYDDKLVKQLLPKLGLAHLELGKSAEQLSGGEKQRIALLRSLLLKPAVLLLDEITASLDRASKEMVEQVLGEWHHQEGTTIVWVTHDLEQARRISKGVWFMGEGTLLENCATAAFFEKPATELAQSYIETPVPKEQPCLS from the coding sequence GTGAAGCCTGTTTTGGAAATACAGAAGCTAAGAAGAAATAGAAGTGATGCACAAGAAGGCGCCTTATTCGCTAATGTATCCGCACAAATTACGGAGCCGTCAATGATCGCTTTGCTTGGCGTATCTGGTCAGGGGAAGAGCACGCTGCTCCGGATGCTGGCTGCTCTTGATCAAGTGGATGAAGGAACGATACGTTTACATAATGTCTCGCAGCAAGAGATGGACGCCAGATTATGGAGAATGAAGGTTTGTTATGTTGCTCAGCAGTCGGTCATGCTGCAAGGCACGATCGAACAAAATTTGCGGACGGTCAGCCTGCTGCATCGCATTCCCTATGACGATAAGCTGGTAAAGCAGCTGCTGCCCAAGCTGGGGCTTGCCCATCTGGAGCTTGGCAAGAGCGCTGAGCAGCTCTCGGGCGGGGAGAAGCAGCGAATAGCCTTGCTCCGCTCGCTTCTACTGAAACCAGCAGTGCTGCTGCTGGATGAAATTACTGCTTCGCTCGACCGAGCAAGCAAAGAAATGGTTGAACAGGTGCTGGGGGAGTGGCATCATCAAGAGGGGACGACGATAGTTTGGGTGACGCATGATCTTGAGCAGGCGAGAAGGATAAGCAAAGGTGTATGGTTCATGGGCGAGGGGACGCTGCTTGAGAACTGCGCAACCGCTGCTTTTTTTGAGAAGCCGGCAACGGAGCTTGCACAAAGCTATATCGAGACCCCTGTGCCAAAGGAGCAGCCATGTCTATCCTAG
- a CDS encoding siderophore ABC transporter substrate-binding protein translates to MKKSLPVLAILVIFAMVMAACGATNNGNNNTSGATNAPSTEAPAATDAPALTEITVTHQLGDTVVPVNPGKVVVFDFGTLDTLDKLGVEIVGLPKASLPAYLEKYNDAKYTNTGSLKEPDFEKVNDLAPGLIIISGRQSDAYEELSKIAPTIYMGIDNKDFMGSFTANVKTLGQIFGKEAEAEAELAAIEASISTLHDKAAASGKNGLIILANEGAISAYGPSSRFGVIHDVFGVTPADAGIEVSTHGQSVTFEYVAEKNADYLFVVDRNAAVGSDAAAKGSIENELVKNTNAFKEGNIVYLDPQFWYLSGGGLISVAEMVKEIDAAIK, encoded by the coding sequence GTGAAAAAATCTTTACCTGTACTGGCTATTCTAGTGATCTTTGCAATGGTGATGGCAGCATGCGGCGCTACGAACAACGGCAACAACAACACAAGCGGAGCAACTAACGCTCCATCGACAGAGGCGCCTGCAGCAACTGATGCGCCAGCGCTAACGGAAATTACAGTTACGCATCAGCTCGGCGATACGGTCGTACCTGTTAATCCTGGCAAGGTCGTTGTTTTTGATTTCGGTACTTTGGATACATTGGATAAACTAGGTGTAGAGATTGTTGGATTGCCAAAAGCGAGCCTTCCGGCTTATCTTGAAAAATATAATGACGCGAAATATACAAACACTGGAAGCTTGAAAGAGCCTGATTTTGAGAAAGTCAATGATCTTGCTCCGGGTCTAATTATTATTTCTGGTCGTCAATCTGACGCTTATGAAGAGCTAAGCAAAATTGCGCCAACCATTTATATGGGGATTGATAATAAGGACTTTATGGGTTCATTTACAGCCAATGTGAAGACGCTGGGTCAAATTTTTGGCAAGGAAGCAGAAGCGGAAGCTGAGCTTGCAGCCATTGAAGCTTCTATTAGCACATTGCATGACAAAGCAGCAGCAAGCGGTAAAAATGGCCTGATTATTCTGGCTAACGAAGGCGCAATCAGCGCTTATGGCCCGTCATCCCGCTTTGGTGTCATTCATGATGTGTTCGGTGTAACTCCGGCTGATGCAGGGATTGAAGTTTCTACGCATGGTCAAAGCGTTACTTTTGAATACGTAGCAGAGAAAAATGCAGACTACCTCTTCGTCGTTGACCGCAATGCGGCTGTTGGAAGTGACGCGGCTGCTAAAGGATCAATTGAGAATGAGCTAGTGAAGAACACAAATGCGTTCAAAGAAGGCAATATCGTTTACCTTGATCCACAATTCTGGTACCTGTCCGGCGGCGGTCTGATCTCCGTAGCGGAAATGGTCAAAGAAATTGATGCAGCTATAAAGTAA
- a CDS encoding ABC transporter ATP-binding protein, with product MIEVKNVSKAYGGKPVIDQVSVRISKGKVTSFIGPNGAGKSTLLSMISRLLTKDSGQVLIEGKEVSEWKNAELAKKISILKQSNHINLRLTVRELVSFGRFPYSQGKLTKEDWVQVDEAIAYMDLVELQSKFLDELSGGQNQRAFIAMVIAQNTEYILLDEPLNNLDMKHSVQIMKVLRRLVEELGKTVVLVIHDINFASCYSDYIVALKDGKVVKEGSTETIIDSAVLQEIYDMDIPIELINGNRIGVYFKI from the coding sequence ATGATAGAAGTTAAAAATGTTTCTAAAGCATATGGCGGCAAGCCGGTTATTGACCAGGTATCGGTCCGCATTTCCAAAGGCAAGGTCACCTCGTTTATCGGACCTAACGGAGCGGGCAAAAGCACGCTGCTCTCGATGATCAGCCGCTTATTAACGAAGGATAGCGGTCAGGTGCTAATTGAGGGAAAAGAAGTTTCGGAGTGGAAAAACGCGGAGCTTGCGAAGAAAATATCGATTTTGAAGCAGTCGAATCATATTAATCTCCGTTTGACTGTGAGAGAGCTCGTAAGCTTCGGGAGGTTCCCTTACTCGCAAGGCAAGCTGACGAAGGAGGACTGGGTACAGGTAGACGAAGCGATTGCCTACATGGATCTAGTGGAGCTGCAAAGCAAATTTCTCGATGAGCTGAGCGGTGGACAGAACCAGCGGGCATTTATTGCGATGGTTATTGCACAAAATACCGAGTACATATTGCTGGATGAGCCGCTGAATAATTTGGACATGAAGCATTCAGTTCAAATTATGAAGGTGCTGCGGCGATTGGTGGAGGAGCTTGGCAAGACGGTTGTGCTCGTTATTCATGATATTAACTTTGCATCTTGTTACTCGGATTATATCGTGGCGTTGAAGGATGGAAAGGTCGTCAAGGAAGGCTCTACCGAGACGATCATCGACAGCGCCGTGCTGCAAGAAATTTATGATATGGATATCCCGATTGAACTGATTAATGGGAATCGTATCGGCGTTTATTTTAAAATATAG
- a CDS encoding iron chelate uptake ABC transporter family permease subunit: MKLKLSLLAVLAVALIAVFLFIQLGPNWDYALPRRLKKVLAIVITGGAIAYSTLIFQTITNNRILTPSIIGLDSLYMLIQTFVIFAFGSMSLPSTNKYLNFYISVGLMIAFVAVLYKLLFKREGRNLYFLLLIGLVLGTLFGSISTFMQVLIDPNEFLIVQGKMFASFNNVNTDLLVISIIIIGLVALYGQRLGKYLDVMSLGKEHAVNLGVPYDYVVKRLLVIVAILIAISTALVGPITFLGLLVVNVAYQFMRTYRHRYLIPGAILISIISLVGGQLIVERVFTFETTVSVIINFIGGTYFLYLLLREKKA, from the coding sequence ATGAAGCTTAAATTAAGTTTGCTTGCGGTGCTGGCCGTCGCATTAATAGCCGTGTTTCTATTCATTCAGCTTGGGCCCAATTGGGATTATGCATTGCCAAGAAGATTGAAGAAGGTGCTGGCGATAGTCATAACCGGAGGTGCAATTGCTTACTCCACGCTAATATTTCAGACGATCACTAACAATCGTATTTTGACGCCGAGTATAATCGGGCTCGATTCGCTTTATATGCTCATCCAGACGTTCGTTATTTTTGCCTTCGGCTCGATGAGCCTGCCAAGCACGAATAAGTATCTCAACTTTTATATATCAGTCGGACTCATGATTGCATTTGTAGCAGTGCTTTATAAGCTTCTGTTCAAAAGAGAAGGACGAAATCTTTATTTTCTTCTGCTGATCGGTCTAGTGCTTGGTACATTGTTCGGCAGTATATCGACGTTTATGCAGGTGCTTATTGACCCGAATGAGTTTCTCATCGTTCAAGGGAAAATGTTCGCTAGCTTCAATAATGTGAATACGGATTTGCTGGTCATCTCCATCATTATTATCGGCTTGGTTGCCCTTTATGGGCAGCGGCTCGGCAAGTATTTGGACGTTATGTCGCTGGGCAAGGAGCATGCAGTCAATTTAGGTGTTCCGTACGATTATGTCGTCAAAAGACTGCTGGTCATCGTCGCGATTCTAATCGCCATATCCACTGCATTAGTTGGACCGATCACCTTTCTTGGTTTGCTCGTTGTGAACGTTGCGTATCAATTTATGCGAACGTATCGCCATCGCTATCTGATACCAGGAGCGATTTTGATTAGTATCATTTCTCTAGTTGGCGGACAGCTGATTGTGGAGCGAGTGTTTACGTTTGAGACAACGGTCAGCGTTATTATCAACTTCATCGGCGGAACGTACTTTTTATATTTGCTGCTAAGGGAGAAAAAAGCATGA
- a CDS encoding ABC transporter permease codes for MKLWHLFTVLIVLSITSLFIGVKDISPLDLFSLTEQQLQVLSISRIPRLISIIIAGVGMSVTGLIMQQLSRNKFVSPTTGGTDDSARLGILVALMVFPSAGTIEKMLIAFAFALAGTFLFMKILDRLKFKDTIFIPLVGLMFGNVISSVTTFFAYKNDLIQNISSWLQGSFSLVMSGRYELLYVSLPLLVLAYLYANKFTIAGLGEEFSTNLGMNHKLVVNIGLVIVALVSVIVILTVGTLPFLGLIIPNIVTLYMGDHLKKNLSHTAVLGAIFVLVCDVISRLIIYPYEVPIGLTIGVIGSVIFLYLLMRRKAYEA; via the coding sequence ATGAAGCTATGGCATCTCTTTACCGTGCTTATTGTACTATCGATTACTTCCCTGTTTATTGGGGTAAAGGACATTTCGCCGCTTGACCTGTTCAGCTTAACGGAGCAGCAGCTGCAGGTGTTGTCGATTAGCCGTATCCCAAGACTTATCAGCATTATTATCGCTGGCGTAGGGATGAGTGTTACCGGCCTGATCATGCAGCAGCTAAGCCGCAATAAGTTCGTTTCGCCTACTACCGGGGGGACGGATGATTCAGCTAGGCTCGGCATACTGGTTGCCTTAATGGTATTCCCGTCAGCCGGCACAATTGAAAAAATGCTGATCGCTTTCGCCTTTGCGCTGGCGGGTACCTTTCTATTTATGAAAATCCTTGATCGCTTGAAATTTAAGGATACGATTTTCATTCCCTTAGTTGGGTTGATGTTCGGCAATGTGATCAGCTCGGTGACGACTTTTTTTGCCTACAAGAATGATCTTATTCAAAATATTTCCTCATGGCTGCAAGGCAGCTTCTCGCTTGTCATGAGTGGTCGTTACGAGCTGCTTTATGTGAGTCTGCCGCTTCTCGTGCTGGCCTATCTGTATGCCAATAAGTTTACGATTGCAGGACTCGGTGAAGAGTTCTCGACCAATCTAGGCATGAATCACAAGCTTGTTGTTAACATTGGTCTTGTTATCGTGGCGCTCGTATCGGTAATCGTTATTTTGACCGTGGGCACGCTGCCATTCCTTGGCCTTATTATTCCGAATATCGTGACATTGTACATGGGCGATCATTTGAAAAAAAACCTGTCGCATACGGCGGTCCTTGGCGCAATTTTCGTACTGGTGTGCGATGTGATCAGCCGACTGATTATTTACCCGTATGAGGTCCCTATCGGTCTAACGATCGGCGTCATCGGCAGCGTCATTTTTCTTTACTTATTGATGAGGAGAAAGGCATATGAAGCTTAA
- a CDS encoding zinc-binding alcohol dehydrogenase family protein, translating to MRAIVCEQIDQLKLVEQKEPALQPGTAIIRIRRIGICGTDLHAYKGNQPFFTYPRVLGHELAGIVEQADDPQGLIQAGDQVSIIPYIHCGSCIACRHGKTNCCTDMRVLGVHIDGGMREKIVVPVTHLLVTNELTLDQAAVLEPLSIGAHAVRRSELRAGETVLVIGSGPIGLGVMAFAKHCGARVIAMDIQDERLAFCQRWAKVDETVNALQGAKERLAELTSGEYPTVVFDATGNARSMTDAFGLVAHGGKLVYVGLVKADLTFHDPDFHKREMTLMGSRNATIEDFSAVQEAVRAGSIDVDSFITHRVPFNEMISHFDSYLKPESKVIKAMVEL from the coding sequence GTGAGGGCAATCGTATGTGAGCAAATCGATCAGCTTAAGTTAGTAGAGCAGAAGGAGCCGGCTTTGCAGCCGGGAACGGCTATCATTCGTATTCGCAGAATCGGCATATGCGGCACCGATCTTCATGCCTACAAAGGGAATCAGCCCTTCTTCACTTATCCGCGTGTTCTTGGACATGAGCTGGCAGGCATTGTAGAGCAGGCTGATGATCCGCAGGGCCTGATACAGGCAGGCGATCAGGTGAGCATCATTCCTTATATACACTGCGGAAGCTGTATTGCGTGCCGTCATGGCAAAACGAATTGCTGCACCGATATGAGGGTGCTTGGCGTTCATATTGATGGCGGCATGCGGGAAAAAATCGTTGTGCCGGTCACACATTTGCTTGTGACAAATGAGCTGACCTTAGATCAGGCAGCGGTGCTGGAGCCGCTAAGTATTGGCGCACATGCGGTTCGCCGCTCCGAGCTTCGTGCTGGGGAAACCGTGCTGGTCATTGGCTCAGGCCCAATCGGGCTTGGCGTTATGGCCTTTGCAAAGCATTGCGGGGCGCGTGTGATCGCCATGGATATTCAGGATGAGCGGCTGGCGTTCTGCCAAAGATGGGCGAAGGTCGACGAGACAGTCAATGCGCTGCAGGGTGCGAAGGAACGTCTAGCTGAATTAACGAGCGGAGAGTATCCGACGGTCGTCTTCGACGCAACGGGCAACGCTCGGTCGATGACGGATGCATTTGGCCTTGTCGCGCATGGCGGCAAGCTTGTTTATGTAGGTCTCGTCAAGGCGGATCTCACCTTCCATGATCCGGATTTCCATAAACGGGAAATGACATTAATGGGCAGCCGCAACGCGACAATTGAGGATTTTTCTGCAGTTCAAGAGGCGGTCAGAGCTGGCAGTATTGATGTGGACAGCTTCATTACCCATCGTGTTCCATTTAATGAGATGATCAGTCACTTTGACAGCTATCTGAAGCCGGAGTCCAAAGTAATTAAAGCGATGGTGGAATTATAG